One part of the Glycine max cultivar Williams 82 chromosome 14, Glycine_max_v4.0, whole genome shotgun sequence genome encodes these proteins:
- the LOC100792394 gene encoding fructose-bisphosphate aldolase, cytoplasmic isozyme 1 gives MSAFVGKYADELIKNAKYIATPGKGILAADESTGTIGKRLSSINVENIEANRQALRELLFTAPDALQYLSGVILFEETLYQKTSDGKPFVEVLQENNVIPGIKVDKGVVELAGTNGETTTQGFDSLGARCQQYYKAGARFAKWRAVLKIGPTEPSELSIQQNAQGLARYAIICQENGLVPIVEPEILTDGAHDIAKCAAVTETVLAAVYKALNEQHVLLEGTLLKPNMVTPGSDSPKVPPEVIAEYTVQALRRTVPAAVPGVVFLSGGQSEEEATLNLNAMNKLEVLKPWTLSFSFGRALQQSTLKTWGGKKENVAKAQEAFLARCKANSDATLGKYVGGSGSGLTSESLYVKNYKY, from the exons ATGTCTGCCTTTGTTGGAAAGTACGCAG ATGAGCTTATCAAGAATGCCAAGTACATAGCCACACCTGGGAAGGGCATCTTGGCAGCAGATGAGAGCACTGGCACCATTGGGAAGCGCCTATCGAGCATTAACGTTGAGAACATTGAGGCCAACCGCCAAGCTCTTCGCGAGCTTCTCTTCACCGCTCCAGATGCCCTCCAATACCTCTCTGGTGTCATCCTCTTTGAGGAAACTCTTTACCAGAAAACCTCCGATGGGAAGCCTTTTGTTGAGGTCCTTCAAGAGAACAATGTCATCCCAGGCATCAAAGTGGACAAGGGTGTTGTTGAGTTGGCTGGCACAAATGGTGAAACCACCACTCAGGGATTCGACTCTCTCGGAGCTCGGTGCCAACAGTACTACAAGGCTGGTGCACGCTTCGCCAAGTGGCGTGCAGTCCTCAAAATTGGCCCAACTGAGCCCTCTGAGCTTTCCATCCAGCAAAATGCACAGGGCTTGGCACGCTATGCCATCATTTGCCAGGAGAATGGCCTTGTGCCCATTGTTGAGCCTGAGATTTTGACTGATGGGGCTCATGACATCGCCAAATGTGCTGCTGTTACTGAAACTGTGCTTGCAGCTGTTTACAAGGCACTCAATGAGCAGCATGTCCTTCTTGAAGGAACTCTTCTCAAGCCCAACATGGTTACTCCCGGCTCTGATAGCCCAAAG GTACCACCAGAGGTGATTGCTGAGTACACAGTTCAAGCACTCCGCAGGACTGTCCCAGCTGCGGTGCCAGGGGTTGTGTTTCTGTCTGGTGGGCAAAGTGAAGAAGAAGCTACCCTCAACCTGAATGCAATGAACAAGTTGGAGGTGTTGAAGCCATGGACTCTCTCATTCTCATTCGGGCGAGCACTGCAACAAAGCACACTCAAGACATGGGGTGGAAAGAAGGAGAATGTCGCCAAAGCTCAAGAGGCATTTCTGGCAAGATGCAAGGCCAATTCTGATGCTACTCTGGGAAAGTATGTTGGTGGAAGCGGAAGTGGCTTGACTTCTGAGAGTTTGTATGTCAAGAACTACAAGTATTAA
- the LOC100798205 gene encoding uridine kinase-like protein 3 isoform X1 gives MIFRYYLSRSLPMGTKSAVDLMESLSEVHFSGFHMDGLEQRKAGTEQPTTSATDMYKQPFVIGVAGGAASGKTSVCDMIVQQLHDQRVVLVNQDSFYHNLTEEELTRVQDYNFDHPEAFDTEQLLRVMDKLKHSQAVDIPKYDFKGYKNDVFPARRVNPADVIILEGILVFHDPRVRALMNMKIFVDTDADVRLARRIKRDTADNAREIGAVLDQYSKFVKPAFDDFILPTKKYADIIIPRGGDNHVAIDLIVQHIRTKLGQHDLCKIYPNLYVIQSTFQIRGMHTLIRDSQTTKHDFVFYSDRLIRLVVEHGLGHLPFTEKQVITPTGSVYSGVDFCKRLCGVSIIRSGESMENALRACCKGIKIGKILIHREGDNGQQLIYEKLPNDISDRHVLLLDPILGTGNSAVQAISLLLKKGVPESNIIFLNLVSAPQGVHVVCKRFPRIKILTSEIEIGLNEDFRVIPGMGEFGDRYFGTDNDDQQVVPPSQ, from the exons ATGATTTTCAGGTATTATTTATCCAGGTCTTTGCCTATGGGTACTAAATCAGCTGTTGACTTAATGGAGTCTTTATCCGAGGTTCATTTTTCTGGATTTCACATGGATGGCTTAGAGCAAAGAAAGGCTGGCACAGAGCAACCAACCACTTCAGCAACTGACATGTATAAACAACCTTTTGTGATAG GTGTTGCTGGTGGAGCAGCATCCGGTAAGACATCAGTTTGTGATATGATTGTTCAGCAGCTTCATGACCAACGAGTTGTACTTGTTAATCAG GATTCTTTTTACCATAATTTGACTGAGGAGGAACTTACAAGAGTACAAGATTACAACTTTGACCATCCTG AAGCTTTTGATACTGAGCAATTGCTACGTGTCATGGACAAGTTGAAGCATAGCCAAGCAGTAGATATTCCAAAGTATGACTTTAAGGGTTACAAGAATGATGTTTTTCCAGCAAGACGG GTAAACCCAGCGGATGTTATTATTTTGGAAGGTATCCTTGTTTTCCATGATCCACGAGTGCGGGCATTGATGAATATGAAGATATTTGTTGACACAG ATGCTGATGTTCGTCTGGCTAGAAGAATTAAGCGTGATACTGCTGACAATGCTCGTGAAATTGGAGCTGTGCTTGATCAG TATTCTAAATTTGTGAAGCCAGCTTTTGATGACTTTATTCTTCCCACCAAGAAGTACGCTGATATCATTATACCCCGTGGAGGAGATAATCATGTGGCTATTGATTTGATTGTACAACATATTCGCACGAAGCTTGGTCAGCATGACTTGTGTAAAATATATCCTAATTTATATGTCATTCAGTCTACTTTTCAG ATACGGGGTATGCATACTCTGATACGTGATTCTCAAACAACGAAACATGACTTTGTATTTTATTCTGACCGTTTGATTCGTTTG GTTGTAGAACATGGCCTAGGGCATCTTCCATTTACAGAAAAGCAAGTAATCACTCCAACTG GATCGGTATACAGTGGCGTGGATTTCTGTAAGAGGTTGTGTGGTGTCTCCATCATCCGGAG TGGGGAGAGTATGGAAAATGCTTTACGAGCATGCTGCAAAGGTATCAAGATTGGGAAAATTCTTATTCATAGAGAAGGTGACAATGGTCAACAG CTAATATATGAGAAGTTGCCTAATGACATCTCAGATAGGCATGTATTACTGCTGGATCCCATCTTAGGCACAG GTAATTCAGCTGTTCAAGCAATTTCTTTGCTTTTAAAGAAGGGTGTACCAGAGTCCAACATTATATTTCTCAATCTCGTATCA GCACCTCAAGGTGTTCATGTGGTCTGTAAAAGATTTCCAAGAATAAAAATCCTGACATCTGAGATTGAGATTGGTTTGAATGAAGATTTCCGTGTCATACCTGGCATGGGTGAGTTTGGGGACCGGTACTTTGGAACAGATAATGATGACCAGCAGGTGGTACCCCCTTCACAGTAG
- the LOC100798205 gene encoding uridine kinase-like protein 3 isoform X2, protein MGTKSAVDLMESLSEVHFSGFHMDGLEQRKAGTEQPTTSATDMYKQPFVIGVAGGAASGKTSVCDMIVQQLHDQRVVLVNQDSFYHNLTEEELTRVQDYNFDHPEAFDTEQLLRVMDKLKHSQAVDIPKYDFKGYKNDVFPARRVNPADVIILEGILVFHDPRVRALMNMKIFVDTDADVRLARRIKRDTADNAREIGAVLDQYSKFVKPAFDDFILPTKKYADIIIPRGGDNHVAIDLIVQHIRTKLGQHDLCKIYPNLYVIQSTFQIRGMHTLIRDSQTTKHDFVFYSDRLIRLVVEHGLGHLPFTEKQVITPTGSVYSGVDFCKRLCGVSIIRSGESMENALRACCKGIKIGKILIHREGDNGQQLIYEKLPNDISDRHVLLLDPILGTGNSAVQAISLLLKKGVPESNIIFLNLVSAPQGVHVVCKRFPRIKILTSEIEIGLNEDFRVIPGMGEFGDRYFGTDNDDQQVVPPSQ, encoded by the exons ATGGGTACTAAATCAGCTGTTGACTTAATGGAGTCTTTATCCGAGGTTCATTTTTCTGGATTTCACATGGATGGCTTAGAGCAAAGAAAGGCTGGCACAGAGCAACCAACCACTTCAGCAACTGACATGTATAAACAACCTTTTGTGATAG GTGTTGCTGGTGGAGCAGCATCCGGTAAGACATCAGTTTGTGATATGATTGTTCAGCAGCTTCATGACCAACGAGTTGTACTTGTTAATCAG GATTCTTTTTACCATAATTTGACTGAGGAGGAACTTACAAGAGTACAAGATTACAACTTTGACCATCCTG AAGCTTTTGATACTGAGCAATTGCTACGTGTCATGGACAAGTTGAAGCATAGCCAAGCAGTAGATATTCCAAAGTATGACTTTAAGGGTTACAAGAATGATGTTTTTCCAGCAAGACGG GTAAACCCAGCGGATGTTATTATTTTGGAAGGTATCCTTGTTTTCCATGATCCACGAGTGCGGGCATTGATGAATATGAAGATATTTGTTGACACAG ATGCTGATGTTCGTCTGGCTAGAAGAATTAAGCGTGATACTGCTGACAATGCTCGTGAAATTGGAGCTGTGCTTGATCAG TATTCTAAATTTGTGAAGCCAGCTTTTGATGACTTTATTCTTCCCACCAAGAAGTACGCTGATATCATTATACCCCGTGGAGGAGATAATCATGTGGCTATTGATTTGATTGTACAACATATTCGCACGAAGCTTGGTCAGCATGACTTGTGTAAAATATATCCTAATTTATATGTCATTCAGTCTACTTTTCAG ATACGGGGTATGCATACTCTGATACGTGATTCTCAAACAACGAAACATGACTTTGTATTTTATTCTGACCGTTTGATTCGTTTG GTTGTAGAACATGGCCTAGGGCATCTTCCATTTACAGAAAAGCAAGTAATCACTCCAACTG GATCGGTATACAGTGGCGTGGATTTCTGTAAGAGGTTGTGTGGTGTCTCCATCATCCGGAG TGGGGAGAGTATGGAAAATGCTTTACGAGCATGCTGCAAAGGTATCAAGATTGGGAAAATTCTTATTCATAGAGAAGGTGACAATGGTCAACAG CTAATATATGAGAAGTTGCCTAATGACATCTCAGATAGGCATGTATTACTGCTGGATCCCATCTTAGGCACAG GTAATTCAGCTGTTCAAGCAATTTCTTTGCTTTTAAAGAAGGGTGTACCAGAGTCCAACATTATATTTCTCAATCTCGTATCA GCACCTCAAGGTGTTCATGTGGTCTGTAAAAGATTTCCAAGAATAAAAATCCTGACATCTGAGATTGAGATTGGTTTGAATGAAGATTTCCGTGTCATACCTGGCATGGGTGAGTTTGGGGACCGGTACTTTGGAACAGATAATGATGACCAGCAGGTGGTACCCCCTTCACAGTAG